From the Psilocybe cubensis strain MGC-MH-2018 chromosome 9, whole genome shotgun sequence genome, one window contains:
- a CDS encoding Guanine nucleotide-binding protein alpha-4 subunit has product MPVPSEDPLDEVLKPPPDETPEQRELRLEREAEAKRVSLAIDANIKAERQALRKKRIVRLLLLGQSESGKSTTLRQFQRLYTPTAFREERILWRAVIQLNIVRSIRIILDALSGPMPNSPYSSPRARNRSLSRGRAPPLPSNYSPPFPPQSHAPDNMDQMDYPRRNGHGHDMNFSYVNHPLYPPRQPQRHQIPPTHHYNDPDLDDDLDDSDTDFAVGNNSYPSSPPNFNGSPRSHPSGSSTTTLAQSPLEALKARLLPLRHIEALLIAKLVPPNEEEATHLAGPSHYQNGQPSPTDSQFSHHTLHHNGRPYRHQRSQSYRNQEIFVRPGPGWKGGLARARVNFPDYSDASSQSSSNGQRPMSAGNTGLESPDEPQEVLHSCKRDMIQLWNDEAVRDVLRRRKIRLEDASGFFLDDLERVTALRYMPTDDDVLKARLKTVGVSEYKFEMEISAGRESGTEWRIVDVGGSRSQRPTWAPFFDDVDAIIFLAPISGFDQVLAEDRTVNRLEDSVLLWKDVCSSKILANVDLVLFLNKCDILEKKLNSGIKLAKYVRSYGDRPNDLDSVSKYLRGKFSAIHREYSPNPRKFYAFCTSVTDTVTTAGIIASVRDMVIRQHLKQSKLL; this is encoded by the exons ATGCCTGTCCCTTCTGAAGACCCTCTCGATGAGGTCCTCAAACCACCACCGGACGAGACTCCAGAGCAGCGTGAACTCCGTCTCGAaagagaggcagaggcaaaGCGCGTCAGTCTCGCGATCGATGCTAACATCAAGGCTGAGCGACAAGCCCTCAGAAAGAAACGCATCGTCAGACTTTTATTGCTCGGCCAAAGCGAGTCTG GTAAATCCACAACGTTGAGAC AATTTCAACGGTTATATACGCCGACCGCATTTCGCGAAGAACGAATTCTGTGGCGTGCAGTCATTCAACTCAACATTGTTCGTTCAATACGTATCATCCTCGATGCCCTATCTGGTCCGATGCCCAATTCACCATATTCATCGCCACGAGCACGAAACCGTAGTCTCTCCAGAGGTAGGGCGCCACCACTTCCGTCCAACTATTCACCGCCCTTCCCACCACAGTCACATGCGCCAGACAACATGGACCAGATGGACTACCCCCGGCGCAATGGTCATGGTCATGACATGAACTTTTCATATGTCAATCATCCTCTCTATCCCCCACGACAGCCCCAGAGACACCAGATACCACCAACACATCATTACAACGACCCCGATCTAGATGATGATTTAGACGACTCCGACACAGATTTCGCCGTCGGAAACAACTCGTATCCCAGCTCTCCGCCCAACTTCAACGGCAGCCCACGATCGCACCCATCCGGTTCATCGACCACCACGCTCGCCCAGAGCCCGTTGGAGGCCCTCAAAGCCCGGCTACTACCCTTGCGGCATATAGAAGCACTGCTCATTGCAAAGCTCGTTCCCCCCAATGAGGAAGAGGCGACACATCTTGCAGGGCCGAGCCATTACCAAAACGGACAACCTTCCCCAACCGACTCACAATTCTCACATCACACACTACACCATAATGGTCGACCGTATAGACACCAAAGAAGCCAGTCGTATCGGAATCAGGAAATCTTCGTGCGTCCCGGACCTGGCTGGAAAGGTGGTCTGGCACGAGCCAGAGTAAACTTCCCAGACTACTCGGACGCGTCGTCGCAGAGCAGTAGTAATGGGCAGAGGCCCATGAGTGCCGGGAACACTGGGCTGGAGTCGCCAGACGAGCCGCAGGAGGTGTTGCACTCGTGTAAAAGGGACATGATCCAATTGTGGAACGATGAAGCGGTTAGGGACGTGCTTCGGAGAAGGAAAATTAGACTTGAAGATGCTAGTGGGTT CTTCTTGGACGATCTTGAGCGGGTTACAGCACTGCGGTACATGCCTACCGACGACGATGTTCTCAAGGCACGATTAAAAACTGTTGGCGTATCGGAATACAAGTTTGAGATGGAGATCAGTGCGGGTAGGGAAAGTGGAACAGAGTGGAGAATAGTCGATGTCGGTGGGAGCCGTAGCCAAAGAC CGACGTGGGCACCTTTCTTTGACGACG TGGATGCTATCATCTTCCTGGCTCCTATCTCCGGATTCGACCAAGTCCTTGCCGAAGACAGGACTGTAAACCGCCTG GAAGATTCTGTCTTGCTATGGAAAGACGTCTGTTCTTCGAAAATTCTGGCCAATGTGGATCTTGTTCTATTTCTTAACAAGTGTGATATCTTGGAGAAGAAGCTAAATTCAGGAATCAA ACTGGCGAAATATGTCCGGAGTTATGGCGACCGGCCGAACGACTTGGACAGTGTTAGCAAAT ACCTTCGTGGAAAGTTTAGCGCGATCCATCGAGAATATTCGCCGAACCCAAGGAAATTTTATGCGTTTTGCACAAGTGTGACTGATACGGTGACCACCGCTGGAATTATTGCTAGTG TGCGCGATATGGTTATACGACAGCATCTAAAGCAATCAAAGCTCTTATAA
- a CDS encoding 26S protease regulatory subunit 8 — MAASTLQIASGGIKSYYQAKNEAAELLINQKTQNLRRLEAQRNALNARVRLLREELQLLHEPGSYVGEVVKVMGKTKVLVKVQPEGKYNVDSDIDVNTLKPALRVALRSDSYTLHKILPNKVDPLVSLMMVEKVPDSTYEMVGGLDKQIKEIKEVIELPVKHPELFEALGIAQPKGVLLYGPPGTGKTLLARAVAHHTDCKFIRVSGSELVQKYIGEGSRMVRELFVMAREHAPSIIFMDEIDSIGSSRGDSGSGSGDSEVQRTMLELLNQLDGFEPTKNIKVIMATNRIDILDSALLRPGRIDRKIEFPPPGPEARVSILRIHSRKMSLQRGINLRSLAEKMGQCSGAEVRGICTEAGMYALRERRQHVTQEDFEFAVAKVLKKNQDSNTSVNKLFS, encoded by the exons ATGGCTGCTTCGACACTACAAATTGCTTCTGGAGGCATAAAATCGTACTACCAGGCGAAAAATGAGGCGGCTGAGTTGTTGATTAACCAGAAGACTCAGAACCTGCGACGGTTAGAGGCTCAAAGAAATGCACTGAATGCAAGAG TAAGACTTCTTCGAGAGGAGCTACAGTTGCTTCATGAACCTGGTAGCTACGTTGGAGAAGTTGTCAAAGTAATGGGCAAAACCAAGGTTTTAGTTAAAGTGCAACCAGAAGGCAAATACA ATGTGGATTCTGACATAGACGTGAACACACTGAAACCTGCGCTTCGCGTGGCCCTTCGCTCGGACTCTTACACACTTCATAAAATCCTACCAAACAAGGTCGATCCTCTTGTGTCCCTCATGATGGTAGAGAAAGTGCCAGATAGCACCTACGAAATGGTCGGCGGTCTCGATAAACAGATCAAAGAGATCAAGGAAGTCATCGAATTACCCGTCAAGCATCCAGAACTCTTCGAAGCTCTCGGTATCGCGCAGCCCAAGGGTGTTCTTCTATACGGTCCTCCAGGCACTGGCAAAACCTTGTTGGCCCGTGCGGTAGCGCACCACACAGACTGCAAGTTCATTCGTGTTAGTGGAAGTGAATTGGTACAAAAGTACATTGGAGAGGGAAGTCGCATGGTGCGAGAGTTATTCGTGATGGCGAGAGAACACGCGCCTAGTATCATCTTTATGGACGAAATCGACTCTATTGGAAGCTCCCGTGGTGacagtggaagtggaagtggtgATTCTGAGGTTCAGCGTACGATGCTTGAACTCCTCAACCAGCTTGATGGTTTCGAACCCACCAAAAACATCAAGGTCATCATGGCCACAAATCGTATCG ATATCCTGGATTCCGCATTGCTACGACCCGGTCGTATTGATCGTAAGATCGAGTTCCCCCCGCCAGGTCCCGAAGCTCGTGTCTCTATTCTCCGTATCCACTCACGCAAG ATGTCCCTGCAGAGAGGTATTAATTTGCGATCGTTGGCGGAGAAGATGGGTCAGTGTTCTGGTGCCGAAGTCCGGGGTATCTGCACAGAGGCGGGTATGTACGCTCTTCGAGAGCGAAGACAACACGTTACACAGGAAGATTTCGAATTTGCTGTGGCCAAG GTTTTGAAGAAAAACCAGGACAGCAATACTTCAGTCAACAAGCTTTTCTCATAG
- a CDS encoding 7,8-dihydro-8-oxoguanine triphosphatase, producing MLNIPPGLEYLITGSTILDPFTSGGDSQNWLPYTQVKQYTNAFVFKDSKARTPSVSCVCIIDVETTSGGKVDHGETSLQAAARELQEECGITAPLVHTGTLFFVLEGEEWVLHAEVYRADTYQGIVTESEEMRPEWFSTRTGDEGKVGEPPALPFAQMWESDVVFFPLLLSKQTFVGRADFIRDGVEFKLHKWWYATVPAT from the exons ATGTTAAATATACCGCCAGGTCTCGAATATCTAATCACTGGCAGTACGATTCTCGATCCCTTCACGAGTGGGGGCGACTCTCAAAACTGGCTCCCATACACGCAAGTCAAGCAATACACTAACGCGTTTGTTTTTAAAGACAGCAAGGCCCGTACTCCCAGCGTATCCTGTGTTTGCATCATTGATGTTGAAACTACCTCAG GCGGCAAAGTTGACCATGGGGAAACCTCGCTGCAAGCCGCTGCCCGCGAACTTCAG GAAGAGTGCGGTATTACAGCTCCCCTGGTGCACACAGGAactctcttcttcgtcctcgaaGGCGAAGAGTGGGTCCTCCATGCCGAGGTTTATCGCGCAGATACATATCAAGGGATTGTGACAGA ATCGGAGGAAATGAGGCCCGAATGGTTCTCGACTCGCACGGGAGATGAAGGCAAAGTAGGAGAGCCGCCCGCCCTTCCATTTGCTCAGATGTGGGAGAGCGATGTTGTCTTTTTCCCGCTACTCCTCTCCAAGCAAACGTTTGTTGGACGCGCGGACTTTATACGAGACGGCGTAGAGTTTAAGCTCCATAAATGGTGGTATGCTACTGTGCCTGCGACATAG
- a CDS encoding 7,8-dihydro-8-oxoguanine triphosphatase, translated as MSSVIPPGLDNRGVLSRFASGGDTKDWLPYTKIKLYTNAFIVKDNKVLLGFKKRGFGKGKYNGFGGKVDPGETSLQAAVRELQEESGVTAPLEHAGTLFFVSEGEDWAFEIEIYRADSYEGDITESDEMRPEWFSTVGVLDGDSQSSTIPFSKMWESDIVWFPYLISKRKFAGRADFTREGDEFRLHRWWYGTVSDSSSEQ; from the exons ATGTCCAGCGTGATACCCCCAGGCCTTGATAACAGGGGCGTTCTCTCCCGGTTTGCGAGTGGAGGCGATACGAAAGATTGGCTGCCATACACCAAAATCAAGCTGTATACCAACGCGTTTATTGTCAAAGATAACAAG GTTCTGCTTGGCTTTAAGAAACGCGGGTTTGGGAAAGGAAA ATACAACGGTTTCG GCGGGAAAGTCGATCCCGGGGAAACGTCGCTGCAAGCAGCCGTCCGAGAACTTCAG GAAGAATCAGGCGTAACGGCACCGCTCGAACACGCAGGCACCCTCTTCTTCGTGAGCGAAGGCGAAGATTGGGCGTTCGAGATCGAGATCTACCGTGCGGATAGCTACGAAGGGGATATAACAGA ATCAGACGAGATGAGACCCGAGTGGTTCTCCACAGTCGGTGTATTAGATGGCGATAGTCAGTCATCTACTATCCCGTTCTCGAAGATGTGGGAGAGCGATATAGTGTGGTTCCCCTACCTAATCTCGAAACGCAAATTCGCAGGACGAGCGGATTTTACACGGGAAGGTGATGAGTTCAGGTTACATCGGTGGTGGTATGGAACCGTATCCGATTCCTCATCAGAGCAGTAA
- a CDS encoding Putative helicase mov-10-B.1, producing the protein MAGNCPNVLAQGTCSDSNCKFSHTITTCETCNLVFEDSDAYEIHLSDKKHQSRVSGSSVVSHCIICVANITGGEKGWQVHITGKRHATQAITKGLSPSIEPQAAITTAKNTFCDLCQAMVYNAHWNAHIRKEQHTSRESFMRYRSALEDAEADKNDVIVEGSFDFDFVDPTAAAAGVHLYANVKTTVIHGRCELYELRLASTQGTRTIIPSFSAEIRGTSRSVTTQTALTVVVTLRQGYIGRYEDRLEFVFRDTRLRKYFIISRTLKAIVGYKEDHETLRPSAPYIPRTRSAYKPISNVVEGVKPPALSAVKYVVRLPRAEIPHQLQIMLSGSESTHRLMNNIKKIFMPSSLNSDTYGRHFKNLLWVEEYKMEQDLERYDIPNASLAKYNTYYYLRVPGLAEKRPSVLVGDLILVQERGSRDGRWFEGHVHIVRQEEVGLRFHGSFTQYPEGKLFHVRFKLNRIPTRRQHQAMDSVFTEDRVLFPRVTHITPGPARRPASLGMKLFNPLINTNPPQLQAVASIVSMRRGSPPFVVFGPPGTGKTITIIEAIMQLLEADPEAKILACAPSNSAADLIASRLQERRLKDTQLFRFYAASRFKNQVPDALLPYTAMSNGHFTVPSMQRMRSFRVVVSTCVSASFSAGIGMARGHFTHIFIDEAGQAMEPEAFVSIKTMADSNTNIVLSGDPKQLGPIVRSSIARALGLEKSYLERLMDSEPYDLKNSYGKSVVKLVKNFRSHDAILKFPNQTFYENELQACAEASVINTYTDSQYLPSKKFPVVFHSVAGKDDRESSSPSFFNIDEITQVKSYVQKLKSDRAFRTADKDIGIIAPYHAQCVKLRAALRSVADDIKIGSVEEFQGQERKVVIISTVRSSKEFVEYDLKHTLGFVANPRRFNVAITRAQALLIIIGDPQVLSLDPLWRSFLNYIYLNGGWIGPDIPWDPNTAVDEAGGYDKAIRQNASIDMDAFARRIEGLALAEVDEDLDANVDRPWRDVE; encoded by the exons ATGGCTGGAAATTGCCCCAACGTTCTGGCTCAGGGAACCTGCTCTGACTCTAATTGCAAGTTCAGTCATACCATCACCACCTGCGAAACTTGTAATCTCGTCTTTGAGGACAGCGACGCCTACGAAATCCATCTCTCCGACAAAAAACATCAAAGCAGGGTATCGGGCTCTTCTGTTGTGTCTCACTGCATTATATGTGTTGCAAACATCACAGGTGGTGAAAAGGGGTGGCAAGTTCACATTACAGGAAAACGTCACGCAACTCAAGCCATCACAAAGGGACTTTCCCCCTCTATCGAACCACAGGCGGCCATTACAACTGCAAAGAACACGTTCTGCGACTTGTGCCAAGCCATGGTCTACAACGCTCACTGGAACGCGCATATAAGGAAAGAACAACATACATCACGGGAGTCCTTTATGAGGTATAGAAGTGCCCTCGAAGATGCGGAAGCCGATAAGAATGATGTGATAGTCGAAGGTagctttgactttgacttcgTGGACCCCACTGCAGCTGCTGCTGGGGTTCATCTGTACGCGAACGTCAAAACGACCGTAATACATGGCAGATGCGAATTGTACGAACTGAGGCTTGCATCCACTCAAGGAACACGGACCATCATTCCTTC TTTCTCTGCAGAGATTCGAGGCACCTCACGAAGTGTTACAACGCAGACCGCCTTGACTGTTGTAGTCACCCTTCGCCAAGGTTATATTGGACGGTACGAGGACCGCTTGGAGTTTGTGTTCCGGGATACGAGGCTCAGAAAATATTTCATCATTTCGCGAACCCTGAAAGCAATAGTTGGGTACAAAGAAGATCACGAAACATTGCGACCATCAGCACCATATATCCCGCGCACGCGGTCGGCCTACAAGCCCATCTCAAATGTCGTCGAGGGTGTGAAGCCTCCAGCACTTAGTGCTGTCAAATATGTTGTGCGCCTCCCCCGAGCAGAAATACCTCACCAATTGCAAATTATGCTATCCGGCTCCGAATCGACTCACCGGCTGATGAAcaacatcaaaaaaattttcatGCCGTCTTCCTTGAATAGTGACACGTACGGCAGACACTTCAAGAACCTATTGTGGGTTGAGGAGTATAAAATGGA GCAGGACTTAGAGAGATATGACATTCCAAACGCGTCGTTGGCTAAGTATAATACCTACTATTA CTTGCGAGTTCCCGGATTGGCAGAAAAGCGCCCCAGTGTTTTAGTCG GCGACCTGATTTTAGTTCAGGAACGAGGCTCAAGAGACGGTCGTTGGTTTGAAGgccatgtacacatcgttCGTCAAGAAGAAGTGGGATTGCGATTCCACGGTTCTTTCACACAGTATCCTGAAGGGAAATTATTCCATGTCAGGTTTAAATTAAATCGCATTCCTACTCGTCGACAACACCAGGCAATGGACAGTGTTTTTACAGAAGACCGTGTTCTATTCCCTCGAGTTACTCACATCACCCCTGGCCCTGCTCGCCGGCCCGCAAGTCTGGGCATGAAATTGTTCAATCCTTTGATCAACACTAATCCGCCTCAGCTTCAAGCTGTCGCTTCAATTGTTTCTATGCGTCGTGGTTCTCCTCCATTTGTTGTATTCGGCCC ACCTGGGACCGGCAAGACAATTACCATCATCGAGGCTATTATGCAGCTTTTGGAGGCTGACCCTGAGGCAAAAATCCTTGCCTGTGCCCCCAGTAATTCTGCGGCAGACCTTATTGCGTCTCGTCTTCAGGAACGTAGGCTAAAGGACACCCAACTTTTCCGATTCTATGCTGCTTCACGCTTCAAAAACCAAGTACCTGATGCATTGCTTCCCTATACGGCTATGTCAAATGGTCATTTCACCGTACCGTCCATGCAGAGAATGCGCAGCTTTCGTGTTGTGGTGTCAACTTGCGTTTCTGCTTCGTTTTCCGCCGGCATTGGCATGGCTCGTGGCCATTTCACGCATATATTCATCGACGAAGCTGGTCAGGCAATGGAACCTGAGGCATTTGTCTCCATCAAGACAATGGCTGATAGTAATACCAACATAGTTCTTTCAGGCGATCCAAAACAACTCGGTCCCATAGTGCGTTCCTCTATTGCCAGAGCACTTGGATTGGAGAAAAGCTATCTAGAGCGATTGATGGATAGTGAGCCTTACGACTTAAAAAACTCGTACGGAAAAAG TGTTGTCAAGCTCGTCAAGAATTTCAGATCGCATGACGCAATATTGAAGTTCCCCAATCAAACCTTCTATGAAAATGAATTGCAGGCATGTGCCGAAGCGTCGGTCATTAACACCTACACGGATTCGCAATATCTTCCTTCCAAGAAATTTCCGGTTGTTTTCCACTCGGTGGCCGGAAAGGATGACAGGGAGTCATCTTCCCCGTCATTTTTCAACATTGACGAAATTACCCAAGTTAAAAGCTACGTGCAAAAGCTCAAGTCTGACCGAGCGTTCCGCACCG CTGATAAAGACATTGGTATCATTGCTCCTTATCACGCACAATGCGTGAAATTAAGGGCAGCTTTGCGAAGTGTCGCAGATGATATCAAGATAGGGTCGGTTGAAGAGTTCCAAGGACAG GAACGCAAGGTTGTCATAATTTCGACCGTTAGAAGCAGCAAAGAGTTCGTGGAATACGATTTAAAGCACACTCTCGGGTTTGTGGCCAATCCCCGACGATTCAATG TCGCGATAACAAGGGCACAAGCTCTACTTATCATTATCGGTGATCCACAGGTCCTATCTCTCGACCCACTCTGGAGGTCATTCCTAAACTACATATATTTGAACGGCGGATGGATTGGTCCAGACATTCCATGGGACCCTAACACCGCCGTCGATGAGGCTGGTGGATACGACAAAGCTATTCGCCAGAATGCGAGTATAGATATGGATGCATTTGCAAGGCGTATTGAAGGCCTAGCGTTGGCTGAAGTTGATGAGGATTTAGATGCAAATGTGGATAGACCGTGGCGCGACGTTGAGTAG
- a CDS encoding Protein F37C4.5 translates to MESTITIEASENPIKSVTVFKSSKAEVVRLFYLHLKKGRNKIGIKGLSTDIDAQSVRVSGLRDARLFDVTCTHVDSKAALPHPGSLVENKRALFATKTLLESERNLRKEESKLLLQYGQTLNGEHITHGQMSAFLQSYVDQGRKTLQAISKLEEEIDDVNRRLDILDAQIASKKGSALGQVDIVVVAEEEDSVEMKLTYIVSNVYWTPTYELHATTVNGKPSSFVSLHYQARVSQSTGEDWNSTTLTLSTIASDTVVKRIPELHPIKVRPKFSPQRTSYSNNGLSQMQQSMIYGQQQMQQQFPMQQMDFFDTLTAVPQAMPSSAEGAFEEIGGIGAITERTTVVSETPIAISFSVYGESTIPSDGVEHQVSVAIPLFEATISYLCIPRINPRVFLQCVVKNTSEYRLLPGPVNVIFDDSYVSKTSINDVNTGDTFECTLGDDPSTKVTYLRTAKTTKSNGGAFSEVTNTTVYKTKINIHNKHQFEITDLVVRDIIPTSDDKRASIVLRKPIGLADSKNGDYVDLKDDGL, encoded by the exons ATGGAATCTACAATCACGATCGAAGCTTCCGAGAACCCAATTAAATCTGTTACTGTCTTCAAGTCGTCCAAGGCTGAAGTTGTGCGACTTTTCTATTTGCATTTGAAA AAAGGGCGTAATAAAATCGGAATCAAAGGTCTCTCAACTGATATTGATGCCCAATCGGTTCGAGTATCTGGACTACGCGACGCACGTTTGTTTGACGTTACTTGTACTCATGTCGACAGCAAGGCTGCGTTACCTCATCCAGGAAGTCTTGTTGAGAATAAGCGCGCTTTATTCGCCACAAAGACTTTGCTTGAAAGCGAGAGGAACCTCAGAAAGGAAGAGTCAAAGCTTCTTCTCCAGTATGGCCAAACTTTGAATGGGGAACATATCACTCACGGTCAAATGAGTGCATTTCTACAAAGCTATGTCGATCAGGGTCGTAAGACTCTACAAGCT ATAAGCAAgctcgaagaagaaattgaTGATGTTAACCGGAGACTCGATATACTTGACGCGCAAATTGCATCCAAAAAGGGCTCTGCCTTGGGCCAAGTGGACATCGTCGTTGTtgcggaagaagaagattcaGTAGAAATGAAATTAACATACA TCGTCAGCAATGTATACTGGACCCCGACATACGAACTTCATGCGACCACCGTTAATGGGAAACCTTCgtccttcgtctctctcCACTATCAAGCTAGAGTTTCGCAAAGCACTGGAGAAGACTGGAACAGCACTACGCTGACGCTGAGCACAATTGCATCTGATACTGTAGTCAAACGCATTCCAGAACTACACCCTATCAAAGTCCGCCCCAAATTTTCGCCACAAAGAACATCTTATAGCAATAATGGGCTATCTCAGATGCAGCAATCAATGATTTACGGACAGCAGCAAATGCAGCAACAGTTTCCAATGCAACAAATGGATTTTTTCGACACTTTGACTGCAGTGCCCCAGGCAATGCCTTCGTCGGCCGAAGGTGCATTCGAGGAAATTGGGGGGATTGGCGCCATCACTGAGCGAACCACCGTAGTATCGGAAACCCCCATTGCAATATCATTTTCTGTATACGGAGAGTCCACCATTCCCAGCGACGGGGTTGAACATCAAGTTTCTGTAGCTATACCTCTATTTGAGGCTACCATTTCATACCTCTGCATTCCCCGTATCAACCCACGAGTTTTCTTGCAG TGTGTTGTAAAAAATACCAGTGAATATCGTTTACTCCCTGGACCTGTAAACGTCATTTTCGATGATAGCTATGTTTCGAAGACCTCAATAAAT GATGTCAACACCGGCGATACTTTTGAATGTACTCTTGGAGATGATCCATCCACCAAGGTCACGTATTTACGAACGGCGAAAACAACTAAATCTAACGGGGGGGCTTTCTCTGAAGTCACGAATACCACAGTCTACAAAACCAAGATAAACATCCATAACAAACATCAGTTTGAGATTACAGACCTTGTGGTCCGAGACATCATCCCTACTTCTGACGATAAGCGAGCGTCTATTGTTCTTCGTAAACCCATAGGTCTGGCCGACTCCAAAAACGGTGATTATGTTGACCTCAAGGACGACGGACTTTGA
- a CDS encoding Serine/threonine-protein kinase Chk2, with protein sequence MQVQRGDMGRYLAVEECYTIYRGDLIQFGTHSLTGLPTRMRTYIFYSDLTASLAGTYDINHGKGLGSGAFGVVNLTVHRIKGTIHAVKTIKADPFNLELPENLRLTHEISAMEALRDHPGICRIEEVFFDIGNITHIVMEYAAGGNLYEYIHANIRNNLSEGDIKAIAYQICSAMEYAHSKGVVHRDLKPENILLTNDKTPVVKITDFGAAEFFGETSVMTDKVGTKLFWAPEILILPSEGYSHLVDCWSMGITLLFMFTTHRNLNAQCLLPSTTLKSNRITREAQVFTADFLHFIPSLRATFTKALSSPWLQSYRRQVLRAVPLGNWNGKALNKENIDPAQRADAIEKGITKIHPNQERE encoded by the exons ATGCAGGTACAACGCGGAGACATGGGAAGATATCTGGCTGTAGAAGAATGCTACACAATCTATAGAGGAGATTTGATCCAATTTGGTACACATTCTCTCACCGGTCTTCCTACTCGGATGCGCA CCTACATATTCTATTCGGATCTCACGGCGTCTTTGGCAGGGACCTACGATATCAATCATGGCAAAGGTTTAGGCTCTGGTGCATTTGGTGTGGTCAACTTAACAGTTCACCGCATAAAGGGAACAATTCATGCCGTTAAAACAATTAAAGCTGATCCATTTAATTTAGAATTACCAGAAAATTTGAGGTTAACTCACGAAATCTCGGCTATGGAGGCCCTCCGGGATCACCCAGGTATTTGTCGGATTGAGGAAGTGTTTTTTGATATTGGAAATATAACCC ACATTGTAATGGAATATGCAGCGGGAGGCAATCTCTATGAATATATCCATGCAAACATACGCAATAACCTTT CTGAAGGCGATATTAAAGCTATTGCATACCAAATATGTTCCGCTATGGAA TACGCCCACTCAAAAGGTGTTGTGCACCGGGATCTCAAGCCAGAG AATATACTCTTAACCAACGATAAAACCCCTGTCGTAAAAATTACCGATTTTGGTGCCGCTGAATTTTTTGGTGAAACATCCGTCATGACT GACAAAGTCGGAACTAAACTCTTTTGGGCACCAGAAATATTGATATTACCTTCTGAAGGTTACAGCCACTTAGTCGACTGCTGGAGCATGGGAATAACGCTGTTGTTCAT GTTTACCACTCATAGGAACCTGAATGCTCAATGCTTGCTTCCAAGTACGACACTTAAATCCAATAGGATCACCCGTGAAG CCCAAGTCTTTACCGCagattttcttcattttatcCCTTCTCTTCGGGCGACCTTCACCAAGGCTCTTTCATCTCCATGGTTACAGAGTTATCGCCGTCAAGTCCTTAGAGCCGTTCCTTTAGGAAATTGGAACGGTAAAGCGTTAAATAAAGAAAATATTGACCCAGCTCAAAGGGCAGATGCAATAGAAAAAGGTATCACAAAGATACACCCAAATCAGGAGCGTGAATGA